The nucleotide sequence GCGGTGCGTTATCTGTCTGCGCAGCCCGCATCCGCGTCAGCGGCGCCATGACGACGCGGTGGCTAAGCTGATACGGCCCGACTTTCAGCGCGGAAAAGAGCGAGGGAGCAGTCACGTAAGGCCTCCGGGTTCGGCATCAAGGGTCACGCTGCGTACCACAGCTCGTCTGTTTTCTCCCGCATTTGCGAACCAATCACGCGCATGGCAGGTCCCCGCAGGAAAACGCTCACCGCAGCAGCAGCGTCGCCGCGAGCGGCACCAGCAGCGACGTCACCAGCGCATTCAATCCCATCGCGATGCCTGCGAACACGCCCGCGACTTCATCGACCTGAAACGCCCGCGCGGTGCCGATGCCGTGCGACGCAAGGCCGGCTGCAAAACCGCGCGCCCGGAAATCAGTGATACCCAGCCGGTTCATTGTCGGAGTGACCACGATGGCGCCCATTACGCCGGTAAGGACCGTCGCAATAACGGTGATGGCCGGATTGGCACCCAGCATTTCGCTGATGCCCATGGCGACACCGGCCGTGACGGACTTCGGCGCCAATGCCAGCACGATGTCCCGCGGCAGCCCGGCGGCTTCGGCGAACACCATGACCGATACAATTGCGGTCGCCGAACCAACCAGCAGCGCCGCCAGCATCGGCAGGATCGCCGCCGCGACGAGTTTGCGATTCTCGTAAAGCGGGACCGCCAATCCGACCGTCGCAGGGCCAAGCAGAAAATGGACGAACTGCGCGCCGCCAAAATAGGTCGTGTAGCTCGTACCGGTGAGATACAGGAAAACACCGATGACCCAGATCGAATGCAGCACCGGATTCATCAGGGGATTGCGATGCGTCGCAAGCGATACAGCGTCGGCCAACGCATAGACGGCCAGCGTGACCGTCAGCCAGAGCAGCGGCGTCTGTGACAGATAGACCCACAGCGAGAATGGATTGTCCGTCATGGCGACTGACGCCTCCGCACCATGAGGCGGCTGATGATCAGGAACGTCCCGGCCGTGACAAGAAGCGTCACCACCACCGATGCCGCAAGGACCAGGGCTATGGCGACGCCGCGTTGCGCAAGCAGATCGAGATTCTGCACCACACCGACGCCCGCCGGCACAAACAGCAGCGAGAGATGCGCCAGCATGCCCTTTGCCGTTCCTTCCACGGCATTGTCGCGCAGCGGTCCACGCGCCAATGCGGTGTAACGATCGCGCAGGATCATGAGTGCGAACAGAAGCGCAAGGCCGATTACCGGCCCCGGAAGCGGCAGACGCAAACCCCGGACGATCACCTCGCCAATCAATTGACAGATCAGAATGATACTCAGGCTGGCGATCATGGCGGCTCCGAAACTGGTTCACGCCGCATATCACGCAAGTCAGCGCGACGCTGTCAATCGCGGTACAGGCGTGGGTGTAGCTTCATTGCTGCGAGCGCCGATAAAGCTCGACAATGTTTTTCCAGATCGTATCCTTGAGCTGGTTCGCGGCTGGCCCCTCGAGGATAGCTGGCGGTTTGGTGCGCTTGATACAGCCTTCGACCAGCCGCATCATCCAGACTTCGCCATCGGTGTAATAGAGATCGCCCTCGCCGTTGCGTCCGCGCAGCGTGGGACCAACCCCGGCCACGGTGTAGCGTGCCTCGATCATCCCGGCGGCCTGCAAATCGGTTTCGATCAGCTGCCGCTCGGCATCGACATCCGGCGCGATGTGATGCGTGACCGCGCCGGTGTAGCGGCTGAATCCCACGCTGCGGTCGAACGTCACCGCGCCAAGCCAGACCGGGCGCTTTTCTTCGCCATCCTTCAGCACCATCCACAACCGGATGTGATGCCGCTGGTCGGCGCTCTTGCCGACCGGCTTCTCGAAGGCGAGATCTTCGCGGCGGCCATCGTAGAACAGCGGACTGACTGGCGCGTTGGGATAGGCCCGGTCGAGCAGCACGCTGCCCGATATTTCCAGAGAGGAACGCCATGTGATCGGATCGGCGGGAACCCATCCCGCCTCGCGCATGGCGCAGAGAACGTCGTTCGACGATCCGACCAACCCGACATTGATCGGATCGGCTGGGATACCTTGCGCGGTGGCCGTCACCATCGGCAAGCCGTCGAGTTTTTTCTGATGCTCATAGTGCCGCCAGAATGACGGCAGCAGCAGATAGGCGATCGCGCCGTAGACGGCGAGAACGACGACAAGCGCGACGAGCACCCGCTTCATGGCGCACACAGACTGTCGTCGCGCTGAACCAGCCGGGGCGCCCGGCTGATCCGCTGATGGCCTGCCAATGTCAGCCTTTCAGCCGCTTGTTGCATTCGCTGTAGTAGCCGCCGCCCTTCTGGATCCATTTCAGACCACCATTGGCATTGGCAGCCTTGTTGGCGTTGTACTGATCAACGCAGGTGTGCATGCGCGCCTTGCTCGCCTTCTCGCTGGAGTATTTCGGTGCAATGGCGCTCGGGAACACCGCAGCGCCCGCGGCTGCCGGTGCAGCGGCCGGCTTCGGCGCTTCAGCAGCCTTTGGCGTTTCCTTCGGAGCGGCGGCTGCCTTTGGCGCTGCCTTGGGAGCTTCCTTCTGAGATTCCTTGGGAGCAGCCGTTGTCGCGGCCGCCGGCTTCGCATCGGCGCCGCACTGCGCCTTGCGGAAATCATTCCACTTCTGATCGCCCAGTGTGCCTGCGGTCTTCGCGGCCTGATACTTGGCGCTGCATTCCTGGGCAGTCAGGGCCTGCGCCGGCGTTGCGGCGAAACCTGCCGCTCCGGTCAGCAGTGCCACGCAAAATAGATTGGCTCGGATTGTCATCGAACTCTCCTGAAAAGGGATATCGAAAGCAGCACATCCTAGCCGACGCCGATTTGCATTCAATCGCGCCGCCACCGGTGGCACGCAAAATAATGACGGACCGGGTCCTTTCGCGCTGCGGCGCGTTCACCGAACGAAAGCCCGCAAGGCGCGCTGGATCGCCAACTGGAGACCCGTCGCCGGCCGCGCGCACGCTGCTCAGCTATATGGCTGCGGCGATCGGGTTGTTCACCGTGGCCATCGTCATTTCGGCAATCTTCGTCGCGCTTGTCACCCTGACGACCCCTGCGAAGTTCGGCGACATCGTCGTCGCGTTCGCGCCGGGCGCGATGGACGCTATGCTGGCGCTGGCATTGACGCTGCACATCGATCCGATTTTCGTCGGCGCGCATCACCTGTCGCGGTTTGTTTTCGTCTCGATCGCGACGCCGGGCATCGTCCATCTGTTCGGACGCCCGCAAGTCGATGCGGACGACTAGCGGTCAGGCTGACTTCATCGATTTGCCGATGCCCCACAGGGCCAGCGCCGCCAGGCCGAGGGAGATCAGCGCATTGTAGCCCGCCAGCGACAGTCCTAGAAAACGCCACTGCACTTCGTCGCAGCGGATCACTTTCACCTTATTGAGGCCGTCCAGCAGATTGCCGCCACCGCCAAGATCGGTGATCGGCCCGCTGCAATCGGTCGGGCCCTGCCAAAAGCCCCATTCGACGCCGGCATGGTAGGCGCCGAGTCCGGCATTGGCGAGCCATATGACGGCCAGGGCTCCGAGGCCCGCGATCAGAAGCGGGCGCGAGACATTACGGGCGGCTCCGAACGCGATCAGCGCCGCCAGCGGGATCGCCAGATAATAGGCATAGCGCTGCTCGAAGCACAGCGGACAGGGCCTGATATCGAGCACGAGTTCAAAGAACCACGCGCCCGCAAGGACGTCGGCCGCGATGAAAGCGATGGCCGCTCCGGCAACAAAAACCGGATCCCTCGCACGCCCCGTGTATCCCGGCTTGAAGATCGCGTCGCTCGCCACGTGGAATCTCCTGTTCGGAGCGTCCTAACTCGCCTACCGGCCGCTGTCGACGCTCATTCCCATCACAGGCGGTTGACCGCGACCGCGCGCAAGCTATATTCCGCCCGCTTCACGACCCCTGCCCTCGGGCACCGGTCCTGTTGGCCCCTGTGGCGGAATTGGTAGACGCGCTCGACTCAAAATCGAGTTCCGCAAGGAGTGCTGGTTCGATTCCGGCCAGGGGCACCAAGACTTTATCTAAAGTCCGACCCATCGGCGGGTATCTCCGGTGACGTTATGCTTCTATTGACTGCGCGAACGCGAATAACCGTCGATATCAAAAGACGTCACGCTTGAAGGCCAACTTCAGCGTCAATACTGGAATGACAGCGCATGCAACACGCCAACCCACAGCCCGCAGGCGGCTCCGACAGTGCCCGTACAGAAACCGCATTGCTCCAAGGTTTGTACAAGGTCGAGTTTGAGACCCCGCGAGGCAAGGCCTTAGGGGTGATCAACGCGGAAAACGGAAAGCTCCGTGGCGGGAGTTCTGCATTCGCATATATCGGAACTTACACTCAGAACGGCCAATCTTTTGCTGGAAGCGTTTCCAGCGTTCGGCATACGCCTGATTCCAGTCATCCGTCGGTGTTCGGGTTCGACGAGGTCATGATCAATTTCAACGGAACCGTCAAAGGCGGTTTTGCGATCTGCGAAGGCACCGCGACGGAATTTCCAAGCCTCG is from Afipia massiliensis and encodes:
- a CDS encoding LrgB family protein codes for the protein MTDNPFSLWVYLSQTPLLWLTVTLAVYALADAVSLATHRNPLMNPVLHSIWVIGVFLYLTGTSYTTYFGGAQFVHFLLGPATVGLAVPLYENRKLVAAAILPMLAALLVGSATAIVSVMVFAEAAGLPRDIVLALAPKSVTAGVAMGISEMLGANPAITVIATVLTGVMGAIVVTPTMNRLGITDFRARGFAAGLASHGIGTARAFQVDEVAGVFAGIAMGLNALVTSLLVPLAATLLLR
- a CDS encoding CidA/LrgA family protein, giving the protein MIASLSIILICQLIGEVIVRGLRLPLPGPVIGLALLFALMILRDRYTALARGPLRDNAVEGTAKGMLAHLSLLFVPAGVGVVQNLDLLAQRGVAIALVLAASVVVTLLVTAGTFLIISRLMVRRRQSP
- a CDS encoding LssY C-terminal domain-containing protein gives rise to the protein MKRVLVALVVVLAVYGAIAYLLLPSFWRHYEHQKKLDGLPMVTATAQGIPADPINVGLVGSSNDVLCAMREAGWVPADPITWRSSLEISGSVLLDRAYPNAPVSPLFYDGRREDLAFEKPVGKSADQRHHIRLWMVLKDGEEKRPVWLGAVTFDRSVGFSRYTGAVTHHIAPDVDAERQLIETDLQAAGMIEARYTVAGVGPTLRGRNGEGDLYYTDGEVWMMRLVEGCIKRTKPPAILEGPAANQLKDTIWKNIVELYRRSQQ
- a CDS encoding disulfide bond formation protein B, yielding MASDAIFKPGYTGRARDPVFVAGAAIAFIAADVLAGAWFFELVLDIRPCPLCFEQRYAYYLAIPLAALIAFGAARNVSRPLLIAGLGALAVIWLANAGLGAYHAGVEWGFWQGPTDCSGPITDLGGGGNLLDGLNKVKVIRCDEVQWRFLGLSLAGYNALISLGLAALALWGIGKSMKSA